The sequence CTGAACAATCAGCTTTCAACTTGGTCAGTGAACCCAAACAACAATGCGTTAAACCGATTCCAACCATTGCTTATGACTGGAACCAAATTATGGAAGAGAATTGGTAGTCTTTATGGCGCAATCATCACTAAATTATCAACAATTGTTAGAAGAGCAAGAGCCGGAAACTGACCTGGGGGCGCTATCAAAACATTCGCCAGAAATAGAATCTTTAATTGAGCGTCTGAGAAAAAGTGATACCTATTACCTTTTCATCCGAGACCGACAACTTTTCAACTGGTTAGATTTGCAACGTGACTCTAGAGCTAATGGTTATGTTGTTGCAGTTAGTTGTGCAGATTTGAGAAAAGCTTGTCAATTTTATCGCCTGAGATATGTGCGGAAACGAGGAAGTTTACATACAATTCCCATGCCTGTTGTTTATGCACAAGTTCAACAGCCTGGTTCTCCAACAGATTTATTTCTAGCAATTTTGTCAGAACTGAGTAATCCTTTTACGGGAGTATGTCAATTAAAACTTTTAAGAAATCGTACTTGGATGACACTCAGTTACTACAACGTTAGTGTGCTAATCGTTGGGAATGCACATTACCTCAGCTATCAATCTTTTAACGAGCTTGTTGAAATTGCTCGCCACTTAAAAATTTCCGTAATTCCTGTAGGTTCGCTTTATCTACACGAAATTCTCACTCGTCAAAGTAAGAAATACACGGATGTAGCCAATACATTCTTAGATTGGCATGAATTTAGCTCATTCCAGAAGCAAGAAATAGCCGAAGTCGTATCAAGTTGGGAGTCTCAAGTTCTAGGCGAATGGAAACAACCATTAAATCTCGCAAGTGATAGTGCCGTCGTAAACATTCTTTATGAAAGGTCAGGGGGACAGGCTGAAACTCTATATGAAATGCTACGAAAGATTGCCATCTTTTCCCTAGAAAAGCCTGACTTAGCTCTCAATGTTTCATCTTTGAAATCCATTTTGTTGACTCGTAGTAAACCTACTAGCAGAATGTCCATTTAGCTGAATAATCCCACATATAAGAATTGTTAATAGAGCATCTTACTAGTTAAAAATTACCATTCGTCTCTAGCGCGTGCATCAGTAACCCCACTTTCATAAAGGTAAGTAAGTCTTTTCAGTTTTCTCTTTCAATCCCCGTTATTTTTAATATAGCTGCATCTAAAATATCAACATCACTTTGGGGATAAGTGAAAGACTCAATATTACGAAATAGCTTTTTCTTAGGTAAAGTTCCATGCCTTTGTTTAAAAGCGTCATTGGCATACAATTCGATATGTATGAGTTGATTGTCAGTTATTTCTATTCCTAAATATTTAGCTCGTTCTTTGACTAACCAATACTCTTGATTTTGAGGATTTATTTGGTGTTCTTTACCTGTTTGCTGTAACTCAGCTATATATTTATCTAGGTAAGAGGGCAAACGTTGTTCTAGATACTTATCTACCTGTTGTTTAATCAGCTGTTCCCAATCTATTTTTCCTTGAGCTGTTATCTTCTCTAAACTCATAGCTAGTTCGTCTAAGGAATTATCTACGTAGTGGGAGATAAAATCAATTAGTACGGCAGTGGCTGTTGTACTGTTATCTCGACACTGGCGGGTGAACTTTTCCCAAAGTTCTACATCGCAGTTGAATGAAGCTAGTCGTTTATTACGTCCAGTGTTGCTCATATTTATCTCTTGTCTAGGTACTGTTATAGGCACTGTCACCAGGCTCTAACACTGTTTCTATCTTTACAGGTATTACCTATAATTTACCTATATAGCAGTTCTCAAGTCACACAGCCAATTGCGCTCTTGATGATGTGGATCATGAAACCGTTCTTCTAGCACTTGCTCTTTCTTGACTGTCGCTGTTGTCAGTGCAAGTGACACTAATTCTTTAAAACTGAATCACAGGTGATTGAGCATTTCTCTATTTGCACTGGACTCAAAACATCAAGTAACTGGACACTAATTCTTTAAAACTGACAAATAATTCTTTAATGGACAACTTGAGATAATGGCTTGATAAATTCCTCATCAGTCCAGTAACCATCATGGGTTTGAGGATTCCATGATTGCCAAATATTTCCGGAATTAATTTCTATATCTTGCTCAACTACTAAATCATAAGAAGGTGACAACGGTTTTAATGGCCAGCCTAAAACATCATCTTTGTCATAATAATTTAGCCATTTGAAATCAGGATTGGGTTTAGGAATAGCTTTAATATCCGCAAATCCAGCTACAAATAAGGGAATATTACAGCCAGTAGTAAATAAATATTTTAGAGATTTTAATTTGATAAAATCTTCTTGCTCTGGTGGAAATTCAGGATAATCTAGATTCCCTAACTGCCAAATTCCCTTATCTTT is a genomic window of Fortiea contorta PCC 7126 containing:
- a CDS encoding ATP-binding protein, with protein sequence MAQSSLNYQQLLEEQEPETDLGALSKHSPEIESLIERLRKSDTYYLFIRDRQLFNWLDLQRDSRANGYVVAVSCADLRKACQFYRLRYVRKRGSLHTIPMPVVYAQVQQPGSPTDLFLAILSELSNPFTGVCQLKLLRNRTWMTLSYYNVSVLIVGNAHYLSYQSFNELVEIARHLKISVIPVGSLYLHEILTRQSKKYTDVANTFLDWHEFSSFQKQEIAEVVSSWESQVLGEWKQPLNLASDSAVVNILYERSGGQAETLYEMLRKIAIFSLEKPDLALNVSSLKSILLTRSKPTSRMSI